TGCGATTATTGTAGTTTTTGTGAGATATTCTAAATAGATCCTTCCAAATCCTTCCAACAGTATACAACTAGCAGCTTCCTTTCCAAACCCTTCCAACAGTATACAACTAGCAAGAAACCTCAGTACTCAGAACAATACACTATCTGCTTCAACCTGCAACATGGAACACTGCATACAAAATCTCCAGTTGGATACATTTCAGAGACagcaaatgtaatatattttttggaatgCCAGAGTAGCTTTTACCTGACAGAATATGGAGCACTGTCAAAGAAGCAGCTACTCCAGGATCCCAGCCAATCCCCAGTGACAGCATTAAAAGCCTGGATTCTTTTGTTTCCTCTGTCAGCAACCCACAcctttgtacaaaaacaaaagtaacacaaTTTAGCTTTTCATTGCTTTAAATTAACAAAGGGTGTGGAATATTTTCAATATCAAACCCAAAATTgacattgactttttttcaagtccaatttaaaataaatgctctcTTAAATTTGGCAGTGTACTAGCATGCTAGATTTACATTGACGCTTACTCTTTCAAACGAATCCACAGCAACACTGTGAGGGATGTAGAACTGAGCTGGGCCTGTTCCCTTTTCTCCGTGCATCCAGACCACTTCTAAATCTGTCAATGAAGACAACAACTTTCAGATATTCATCCTATCCTGTGTCATTTCAACTGTTTTCTCGTGGCTCCTAAACATTCTATAAAAATCGCCACACCGTGcaaaaactttaaagtctgtttcaaagctcttttcaaaatgtccaacCTAGTGCAATGGGATTttagatctgtcctctaaatcaatgCAGGAAAAGcgagtaaaacaaacaaacaaacaaacaaaaaacataacaaactgtCTTTTCTATTCAATACCACATCATGAACCAtaattgctgtgttatctgtttgacaatgtgggcaataatccttacactatcagtgtactagagcagacattttgaaaagagctttaaaacagactttaaagttacatgtaaaaagttgtcaggatgttaacaaatgaaaagaaaaattacaggtacgttatttaaacagttgtagggcaacacgtggggacgtgcaacgctatatttttcagaaccccgctacttactgtTTAGCAATTCTGCAATGTTTTGAAAATCAATACACACCTTCACAATGGTGGGGGCACGAAACACACACAGTTACTGATTGTTATTACAAAGCATTTAcccaaaatgtgtttgtattttacattgtttCTAGGTACTCCTCATAAAGGGCATCAAATAGTCTCtttaattaactatttttaaTAATCATGTTATCCTCTTGCATGTCACACCCAGTAGGTCACCATGACTGTATATTTACATGTTGAtacaaagtttaatcaaattcaaACTGGTTCTGAAAACCTACCAATTAGATGCCAAAACTCATTTGTCACAAGCTCCCCGTGACCTTGATTTTCGTGAACGTTTGTGAAGGAATGTCCATATCAAGTTCAATTACAATTGGAAGAAGTTTTTTAAGCAGATCTAGAAAAGTGTGACTCATGCATGAATGAACATTGTCAGGGGATATAACCCCAAGATAAAAGAATGACTGTACCTTTTGACAGCTTAATAAGCCTGTTGTTTAATCCTCCATCTCCATCAACAATGTAGACCTCTCCAGAACTATGAACAAATATCTCAGCTGGCTGGTCAAACTCAAGTGGGCTCACATCTGTTCCAGCTTTTCCTGCAGACCCCAGAACCTGGATCAGTTCACCTGAAGGGGTATACTGCTTGATGGTGTGCCCATACTTTCCTGTTACAGAAAGACAAAGTATAAATCATTTACACACAAAAGTCATTGTATTAATATTCTCTTACTTCAATAATATGCAACTTTATCATCTCATATCTAGACTCACAGTATTGACTCCAGCCAAGTCAGGATAAAGGATGCTGAAAAAACTAGTTTGGCTTTATACACAGGTCGAAACTCTGTggcaaaaaaaagaacatttcctttttttgtaggCTTTAGCTGAGGTTGTTTTATtgggtaaaactataagaaacataAAACTTAAATGTATTAGCCAAAAAGTTGGTTTACTTGGCTTATAGCATCATATAGTTTAATGTATGtgtgagtgtttgaagttatgtttttttttttttttttatggggcaTTAAACAAAGGGCATTAGTATTAGTAATAAAGGGTTTGAAATGTTCATGTGTCTTTGCCTTTCTATCATTTTAAACGTAAACCTCTCTACAATGGTAGTGTGCAAATTGATATTTtactaaatttattttattgtttccaaAGAGACAAATCATCCCTGATCAAATTGCTATATGGCAATGAACTAAGCTTCATGTCTCAACACTCCTTTCTCAAATGAGACTTACCATTTCCAACATCAGTGATCCATATAGATGGATTAGAGGTGGCATTGGCTATAAATATACCATGAGGCATTTCAATTGTTGAAGTATTCCAGGCCTGAAGAAAATATCCCTCTCTGGTAAACACGAGAACCTTTGGCACGTTATCCCCTCTCTGGAAATACATCAGACATTATCATTAATAATGTGCTTTAGTATGCTATGGTTTGgcatgagagagacagagagagagagagagagagagagagagagagagagagagagagagagagagagagagagagtgttgagtTTATTTGAGACAAAACCTGTTTATAAAATAATCCATCAAACTTACTTGGGCAACATAAACGACACCGTTCACAGGGTTAACAGCAACAGCAAACACTTGGCCGGTGAAGAGTTCTGGAACGTTTGGCCAGGAGGCATCCAGTTTGTAAAAAGGTTTGGGGTTTAGTCCATGGTCATTAGCTGCATCAGAGAACTACACAacagtaataaatacaaatagacattACAAACCctacaaacaaaaatgttgtacAATATAATGCAAAACATCACAAATACCTGTTGTTCACGTTTGTACATTTGTTAAACCGTGAAGGAGATTACATTATGATCAAGCGTAAGCAATTTGAAGGTTATCTCCCTACTAGAAGGACAAAGCACTtggatttcttaaaaaataaataaataaataaatcactcagGGAATTTGATAATTGAACAACTTTTCAATTTTGAGACCCCCAGCATCACAACAATACCAAAATACTTATTTTGCCTATACAATATTCTACAGAAGGCCTAACTGCCTATCTGTACAGAAGTATTCATAGGGCTACTGACATAGGGCTACTtctaaataccccccccccccctctcttacTAAAGGGGGATGTATCTCAGTAAATATTAATCATTGAGTATAATTATTTGGCCTGGTTTCATACCTGATCTGTATCTTCCGCTACACACAATATAAGCAAAATGAACATCCTGAGGCGGGAATCTCTGGTTGTGTTCACATGGAATGACATTATACACAACATTGCCTCTGCGTGGTTTTGACGATTCGAGTACAGTACAACCACACAAAATCAGGAGTAAAAAATATGGCAACTACTTTTGGCAAAGACATTATTAGAATGTTGCAATGTATCGTAATATATCGGAAAACTTATGAATGGTTCAAgtcacatataaaatacatttaaaaatatactgatgcTGATGTTTTAATCTGAAATTCAGAACAGGTAGATGGAGTCATAAGAGCACTGAATGCAAATCACCACTGCAGACACAGATCCTAAACTGCACAGTGCTGgaactaaattatttaattagccgAAGGGACGCTTCATTTAAGAAATaacatttagttatttagttagtccaataaaaggtatcacatctccttgcAGATAACTTGAAATGCTGGTGCCCACCTGTTGATCAGAACGGAAGTGTATCGCTACCAACAccaataaaaggaaaacaaacccaTCCATCATGAACTTCTCTTCTTCACTCTCAGGGCTTCGTTGAAATCAACAAAGCCCTTCTTCTccttctcgttttttttttttttttttagttgtcttGTCATTAACGGAGTATAAGCAACAACAACGTCACATGGCTTGTTCTGTTGTTAATGTGGGGTTCTCTAGCTCATTGCCTGTGCAAAAATGttcatgcgttttttttttttatcaataccTTCtctaaaacatgaaaaatgttattattattattattattattattatattattattattattattattattattattattattaaatggcaccaaggcaaaaaaaaaaaaaaaaccaaggcaaaaaaaaaaaaaaaaaaaaaaatcagttaacaGTCATCATCATTCCGCGCCTGTGTTGTGCATTGGCCCAGGGGTAAAGTTAGGAGTTTATAAACAAGCGacgaaaaaccaaaaaaaaaaaaaaaaaaaaaagacacacattttcttaGCCTTTAGGCTGCCACAGTGAAACTCCAAACTTAGCTTCAAGATCTATTATGATTATAAACATGTTATATAATTCCATATTTGATAATAATGTAGATATGTCCTTTGTTTAATTTggtcagaaatatattttttaaattaccgAGTACCCCCTGAGTCACCCCATCACACAGGGCTGCAATGGGTCCTAGTATTTAACAACAAAGAAAGTCGATGCTGTGAAAACAGGGTAGTTCAGTTCTgagcgtttttatttttttttaaatatataaaaacataaattattgCTTGTCTTATACTGTTATGAGAACAATAAACAACCGCATTGTTATTTTTCAGTAGCGTTCCTCGTAGTGTTTGTTATAAGTAATAAATAATGGTATAGCCGGGTCTCAAGTCGTCTCAAAGTAGACTTTATGGAGCCAATTTGGCTAATACACATTATTTACTTCTGATTCGAAACAATTGCGTATGTGAGATTTAAAGTCGTGctaaatgtctttttaaattcGTTTTTACACACACTGCTCGGGCTTTAGCAAATTTTACGTAGCCTATGTAGTTGCAATGGATTTGCCTGTATTCACTAGCATTCATTTAATTATATTAGCTGCTTGAATATTATCTGTCACAGACGGGATTAAACAGTAATCAAAACAGCAAAGGTGTTCTACAGTCATCGTCGAAGATGGATAAGAAATCATTTGAAATTGTGCTTGATGAAATCAGAAAGGTAAGTATTTCAATTTCTTGTATTTGTGCcatttcataaacattttttcgaagtgtgaaaaaaaaaaaaaaatctgggtaaCAGCAGGCTATAATAAGACTTGTTTTGGCTGGAAAGCACACAAGCATGCGAATAGGGCATGTTTGTCATACTACAGTCTAGTCGCCCTCAGTCGAACCTCCACATATGTCTCATCACTAAGCAATGGCTTCAAgttgctatctatctatctgtgtgtgtgtgtgtgtttctgtgtgagttAGTTCTTGATGACATATGTCAGTTTTCCTACAAATTGTTCTTGTAACCTTGGTTTAGGAGCTATAGCAGTGGTGAACAAACATTCCTATTGCTTACAAAAAGCAGTCGttcagaactgaaacctcccaTCTCTCCTTGTCATGCCAAATGTAGCATTATTTTGAGTTATGCAATGTGTTAGCGATTCATTGAATTTTGCCCGTGTGATTACTTTTGCT
The Polyodon spathula isolate WHYD16114869_AA chromosome 9, ASM1765450v1, whole genome shotgun sequence genome window above contains:
- the LOC121321364 gene encoding NHL repeat-containing protein 3-like encodes the protein MMDGFVFLLLVLVAIHFRSDQQFSDAANDHGLNPKPFYKLDASWPNVPELFTGQVFAVAVNPVNGVVYVAQRGDNVPKVLVFTREGYFLQAWNTSTIEMPHGIFIANATSNPSIWITDVGNGKYGHTIKQYTPSGELIQVLGSAGKAGTDVSPLEFDQPAEIFVHSSGEVYIVDGDGGLNNRLIKLSKDLEVVWMHGEKGTGPAQFYIPHSVAVDSFERVWVADRGNKRIQAFNAVTGDWLGSWSSCFFDSAPYSVRLTPDQKYFIVAQLNSNQISILEAPPVGAIGFCKIVSVIQLGEDVKPHLVELDLKNGDLYVAEIGAQQAQKFIPIYT